A portion of the Natronococcus sp. AD-5 genome contains these proteins:
- a CDS encoding outer membrane protein assembly factor BamB family protein has protein sequence MSTWKRRSVLTACAALSTTGALASIGSTTADETTPDSFAAGHPDGWSSSLGNPANSRYLPLEDGFPEPDSAAWRYDETGAVAVVDGRVYVHTESELRALDAEGGELEWDVEVPSADGRPAVSEDGIYVGDENHVTALDTADGSTRWAQKFDTDAPVPEPTVAFETVYVVADGTLHALDAADGSTRWTLDTVYARPADDETGDPMPASFRPETVAVANGTVYAALEGGTYSDGSTLEWAFSAIDATTGEDRWSVAVNATQSSPVTGPIIATGHAVYANHPGEGGLEFDLETGEVRELDRIVWTGTNDARLEVDHSGSEIVAYDRGTGENWGAETELDAWHGFVVAGETIIARHDPHEREEAAYPYNSVVGLSLEDGSVEWTLEFDDELPAIAAVDENTLYLEADGELVAFRPSEDEPDEGGEGSDDADDTDSDGDDGNEYEPGEDESTDDDTEGADDDTESDGRDDTGESADDATEPDEDDSVPGFTTGAGLLGGAATLEWLRRRAGTPEPAESAGSLGTDEPAE, from the coding sequence ATGTCCACGTGGAAACGACGGTCGGTACTGACCGCCTGTGCAGCGCTTTCGACGACTGGAGCACTCGCTTCGATCGGTTCGACGACGGCCGACGAAACGACGCCCGATTCGTTTGCGGCCGGTCACCCGGACGGCTGGTCCTCGTCTCTCGGCAACCCTGCGAACTCTCGCTACCTCCCGCTCGAGGACGGCTTTCCGGAGCCGGACTCCGCCGCCTGGCGATACGACGAAACCGGAGCCGTCGCGGTCGTCGACGGCCGGGTCTACGTCCACACGGAGTCAGAACTGCGGGCGCTCGACGCCGAGGGCGGCGAACTCGAGTGGGACGTCGAGGTTCCCAGCGCCGACGGCCGCCCGGCGGTGTCCGAAGACGGAATCTACGTCGGCGACGAGAACCACGTGACGGCGCTCGACACCGCGGACGGATCGACCCGGTGGGCGCAGAAGTTCGACACCGACGCCCCGGTTCCGGAGCCGACGGTCGCGTTCGAGACCGTCTACGTCGTCGCCGACGGAACGCTCCACGCGCTCGACGCTGCCGACGGGTCGACCCGGTGGACGCTCGACACCGTTTACGCTCGCCCGGCGGACGACGAAACCGGGGATCCGATGCCGGCTTCGTTCCGCCCGGAGACGGTCGCCGTCGCGAACGGGACCGTCTACGCCGCACTGGAGGGTGGGACGTACAGCGACGGGAGCACCCTCGAGTGGGCGTTCAGTGCGATCGACGCGACGACCGGCGAGGACCGGTGGAGCGTCGCGGTCAACGCCACGCAATCGAGTCCCGTAACCGGACCGATCATCGCGACGGGTCACGCCGTCTACGCGAACCATCCGGGAGAGGGCGGCCTCGAGTTCGATCTCGAAACCGGCGAGGTCCGCGAACTCGATCGCATAGTGTGGACCGGAACGAACGACGCCCGCCTCGAGGTCGACCACTCGGGCAGCGAAATCGTCGCGTACGACCGGGGAACCGGGGAGAACTGGGGCGCCGAAACCGAACTCGACGCGTGGCACGGATTCGTCGTCGCCGGCGAGACGATAATCGCACGTCACGACCCGCACGAGCGCGAAGAAGCGGCGTACCCCTACAACTCGGTCGTCGGTCTCAGCCTCGAGGACGGGTCCGTGGAGTGGACGCTCGAGTTCGACGACGAGCTGCCCGCTATCGCCGCCGTCGACGAGAACACCCTCTACCTCGAGGCGGACGGCGAACTCGTCGCGTTCCGTCCGTCCGAAGACGAACCGGACGAGGGTGGCGAGGGGTCGGACGACGCCGACGATACGGACTCCGACGGGGACGACGGAAACGAGTACGAGCCGGGCGAAGACGAGTCGACCGACGACGATACCGAAGGAGCCGATGACGACACCGAGTCGGACGGACGGGACGATACCGGCGAGTCGGCTGACGACGCGACCGAGCCGGACGAGGACGACAGCGTGCCGGGCTTCACCACCGGCGCGGGACTTCTGGGCGGTGCAGCGACCCTCGAGTGGCTGCGTCGCCGAGCCGGAACGCCCGAACCGGCCGAATCAGCCGGATCGCTCGGGACGGACGAACCGGCCGAGTAG
- a CDS encoding ubiquitin-like small modifier protein 1, with protein MSTEWKLFADLAERAGDKHVAVDAAAGDTVGDALEDLLADRPDLEARVLDDGELRSQINVLRNGTNVLVEEEGLETELEEGDELALFPPVSGG; from the coding sequence ATGTCCACGGAGTGGAAGCTGTTCGCGGACCTCGCCGAACGCGCGGGCGACAAACACGTCGCGGTCGACGCCGCGGCCGGCGACACCGTCGGCGACGCGCTCGAGGACCTCCTCGCGGACCGGCCCGACCTGGAGGCCCGCGTGCTCGACGACGGCGAACTGCGCTCGCAGATTAACGTACTGCGCAACGGAACGAACGTGCTCGTCGAGGAAGAGGGACTCGAGACGGAACTCGAGGAGGGGGACGAACTGGCGCTGTTCCCGCCGGTCAGCGGCGGATAG
- a CDS encoding HPP family protein, whose amino-acid sequence MRTLANRLRRLERRELDAFLRWIERTGNLLHLSVVVFVPVLIAVVTWLSNATAAVSFLLFPPLASGTYTLFADPEGRYSTPGTFVGGMTVGALCGWFALELVATTGVHGGAVSATSAALGVFFTGTATWALDLEEPTAFSTALLVLVIGNAQLAYVLGIVVSSSFVAAAFVVWRDRVYEARARYLYQTTKGDDHVLVPVHDGDAESIARFAATLAGAHEAGKVVLFDVVPEAAERSDGGSVDGGDGDRAGAEVLERGTDDAVRTVESLAADLEAEYDVPCEVVVAAGDRRSSGLVLRTARRNNCDLIVAPYAEHDRGGLSQFIKGLFDSEIDVIAFRSSDGHHRWRRGFVAVRGAGDTARAMIDFALRVTGSRRPTSVCTCIDRESHRRTAETTLANLVDAFSGPFETHVVTESVEAHLSRVAPRYDVVFVGSSTDRSAASRFVSPPTFQKLRDVETDVAIVHRGRRR is encoded by the coding sequence ATCCGTACGCTCGCGAACCGGCTTCGGCGGCTGGAGCGGCGCGAACTCGACGCGTTTCTGCGGTGGATTGAACGCACCGGGAACCTCCTGCACCTCTCCGTGGTCGTGTTCGTGCCCGTGTTGATCGCCGTAGTGACGTGGCTATCGAACGCGACGGCCGCCGTCTCCTTCCTCCTGTTTCCGCCCCTGGCTTCCGGAACGTACACGCTCTTTGCCGATCCCGAGGGGCGGTACTCCACGCCGGGAACGTTCGTCGGCGGGATGACCGTCGGCGCGCTCTGCGGCTGGTTCGCCCTCGAACTGGTCGCGACGACGGGAGTGCACGGCGGCGCCGTCAGCGCGACGAGCGCGGCGCTCGGCGTCTTCTTTACCGGGACCGCCACCTGGGCGCTCGACCTCGAGGAGCCGACGGCGTTTTCGACCGCGCTCCTCGTGTTGGTCATCGGGAACGCGCAACTGGCCTACGTGCTCGGCATCGTCGTCTCGAGTTCGTTCGTCGCGGCCGCGTTCGTCGTCTGGCGCGACCGCGTCTACGAGGCGCGCGCCCGGTACCTCTACCAGACGACGAAGGGCGACGATCACGTGCTCGTTCCGGTGCACGACGGGGACGCGGAGTCGATCGCGCGCTTTGCCGCCACGCTCGCCGGCGCCCACGAGGCCGGGAAAGTCGTCCTCTTCGACGTCGTTCCGGAGGCGGCCGAGCGAAGCGACGGCGGATCCGTCGACGGAGGCGACGGCGACCGAGCCGGCGCGGAGGTCCTCGAGCGCGGAACGGACGACGCGGTTCGGACGGTCGAATCCCTCGCTGCCGACCTCGAAGCCGAGTACGACGTCCCCTGCGAGGTCGTCGTCGCGGCCGGCGACCGCCGCTCGTCGGGGCTCGTCCTTCGAACCGCCCGCCGGAACAACTGCGATCTCATCGTCGCCCCCTACGCCGAACACGACCGGGGCGGGCTCTCGCAGTTCATCAAGGGACTGTTCGACAGCGAGATCGACGTCATCGCGTTCCGGTCGAGTGACGGGCACCACCGGTGGCGTCGTGGCTTCGTCGCGGTTCGGGGCGCCGGCGACACCGCTCGCGCGATGATCGACTTCGCGTTGCGGGTCACCGGCTCTCGTCGGCCCACCAGCGTCTGTACCTGCATCGACCGCGAGTCACACCGGCGGACGGCCGAGACGACGCTCGCGAACCTCGTCGACGCCTTCTCCGGTCCCTTCGAGACGCACGTCGTCACGGAGTCGGTCGAGGCGCACCTCTCGCGCGTGGCACCGCGGTACGACGTGGTTTTCGTCGGCTCCAGCACCGATCGATCGGCCGCCTCGCGGTTCGTCTCGCCGCCGACGTTCCAGAAGCTCCGCGATGTCGAGACCGACGTCGCGATCGTTCACCGCGGTCGTCGCCGGTAG
- a CDS encoding potassium transporter TrkA, with protein sequence MTLPVEILLGLYLGLLTGIVPAFVAGSLGFLVRYVTGVTLPGFGVVVLALSIASVQGGLLGLVEPDIAQSPRLLVAVLVVLMLALYAHNQGDTLGAEMPRRLSLTQLRHRTLSADVIEFVGTVGRVTIRPTGEIRDMEGYPPLPSDLRATLRTGSWRLPADLPLSELERRLEERLRTEHDLADVAVSIDERGRASITAAPPAGGLSRRVSDGKRAISIATLVPTGLARGDEVSVRTGDRSIVGTVLSVRTELDDEREAEAAEIDSDRIETALSDGGASVASAGGVGRVTVAVGRENVKPVLEAETPRLIVRSRGTNRDFEALALVKRAGRVIRRITVDSVEAGETVAASTPVTVLAVRRQDETAGRRQGWRFVPDREATIEPGDEAFVVGPEGEVDALAEAIGG encoded by the coding sequence ATGACGCTCCCGGTCGAAATACTGCTCGGCCTCTATCTCGGCCTCCTCACCGGCATCGTTCCCGCGTTCGTCGCCGGCTCGCTCGGCTTTCTCGTCCGGTACGTGACCGGCGTCACGCTCCCGGGCTTCGGGGTCGTCGTCCTGGCGCTGTCGATCGCCAGCGTCCAGGGCGGGCTGCTCGGCCTCGTCGAGCCCGACATCGCCCAGTCACCTCGGCTGTTGGTCGCCGTGCTGGTCGTCCTGATGCTCGCGCTGTACGCGCACAACCAGGGTGATACGCTCGGCGCCGAAATGCCGCGACGGCTCTCGCTCACCCAGCTGCGCCACCGGACCCTCTCGGCCGACGTGATCGAGTTCGTCGGCACGGTCGGACGGGTCACGATTCGTCCGACCGGCGAGATCCGCGATATGGAGGGGTACCCGCCGCTACCGTCCGACCTCCGCGCGACGCTCAGAACCGGCTCCTGGCGACTCCCCGCCGATCTGCCGCTTTCGGAACTCGAGCGCCGGCTCGAGGAACGGCTGCGAACCGAACACGACCTCGCCGACGTCGCCGTCTCGATCGACGAACGAGGTCGCGCGTCGATCACCGCCGCGCCGCCCGCCGGCGGTCTCTCGCGACGCGTGTCGGACGGGAAGCGCGCGATTTCGATCGCGACGCTGGTTCCGACCGGGTTGGCTCGCGGGGACGAGGTGTCCGTTCGGACGGGCGATCGATCGATCGTCGGGACGGTCCTGAGCGTCAGGACCGAACTCGACGACGAACGCGAGGCGGAAGCGGCGGAGATCGATTCGGATCGAATCGAGACGGCGCTGTCCGACGGCGGAGCCAGCGTCGCGAGCGCCGGCGGCGTCGGTCGCGTCACCGTCGCCGTCGGCCGCGAGAACGTGAAACCGGTGCTCGAGGCCGAGACGCCGCGTCTCATCGTCCGGTCGCGCGGCACGAACCGCGACTTCGAGGCCCTCGCGCTGGTCAAACGCGCCGGGCGGGTGATCCGGCGGATCACCGTCGATTCGGTCGAAGCGGGCGAAACGGTGGCCGCGTCGACGCCCGTGACCGTACTCGCGGTGCGCCGTCAGGACGAGACGGCCGGCCGCCGACAGGGGTGGCGGTTCGTTCCCGACCGCGAGGCGACGATCGAGCCCGGCGACGAGGCGTTCGTCGTCGGTCCGGAGGGAGAGGTAGACGCGCTCGCGGAGGCGATCGGCGGATGA
- a CDS encoding NAD-binding protein, protein MVGERAVDRLPDNWRWIVTTRAAVGLALLVALLSVATGIVHIDSEYVSGPLATHVPETVQDAAGFTGALTGFLMVGSALALRRGLRVGWWATLLLMPLTAAQGLLQASRYSFPLVVLSAVTIPILLITRKRFNRSLSLTTTQLAAGAALVGVQAYGTFGAYALRENFDGIEHLLDAFYFTLITSSTVGYGDIAPETEVAILFTMSVVVLGVASFGIAVGALVGPAIQARISKTLGIMTDSELELLDNHILVLGYGDLTEPIVTELRESDRQFLVVTQDQTVASELSDRDVRVLTANPSDEEPLERAKIDAARAVLVATNDDAEDALAVLTARQLRPDVRIVTAATDRENTRKLERAGADDVISLAELGGHLLVRSALGKDESPVVSRLLETE, encoded by the coding sequence ATGGTCGGCGAGCGCGCCGTAGATCGGTTGCCGGACAACTGGCGCTGGATCGTGACGACGCGGGCAGCCGTCGGTCTCGCCCTCCTCGTCGCGCTGCTCTCGGTCGCGACCGGAATCGTCCACATCGACAGCGAGTACGTCTCCGGCCCGCTCGCGACGCACGTTCCCGAAACCGTTCAGGACGCCGCCGGCTTCACCGGCGCGCTCACCGGCTTTCTGATGGTCGGCAGCGCGCTCGCGCTGCGGCGCGGGCTTCGCGTCGGCTGGTGGGCGACGCTGTTACTGATGCCGCTGACCGCGGCACAGGGCCTGTTGCAGGCGAGTCGGTACTCGTTTCCGCTGGTCGTCCTCTCGGCCGTCACGATACCGATTCTGCTGATCACGCGCAAGCGCTTCAACAGGTCGCTCTCGCTGACGACGACCCAGCTCGCCGCCGGCGCCGCGCTCGTCGGCGTCCAGGCGTACGGAACGTTCGGCGCGTACGCGCTGCGCGAGAACTTCGACGGGATCGAGCACCTGCTCGACGCGTTCTACTTCACGCTGATCACCTCGAGCACGGTCGGCTACGGCGACATAGCGCCCGAGACGGAGGTCGCGATCCTCTTTACGATGTCCGTCGTCGTCCTCGGCGTCGCCAGTTTCGGTATCGCCGTCGGGGCGCTCGTCGGCCCCGCGATTCAGGCGCGCATCTCGAAGACGCTCGGAATAATGACAGACTCCGAACTCGAACTCCTCGACAACCACATCCTCGTGCTCGGGTACGGGGACCTGACGGAACCGATCGTAACCGAACTCCGCGAGTCCGACCGACAGTTTCTGGTCGTAACCCAGGATCAGACCGTCGCGAGCGAACTATCGGATCGCGACGTGCGGGTTCTCACGGCGAACCCGAGCGACGAGGAGCCGCTCGAGCGGGCGAAGATCGACGCTGCACGGGCCGTCCTCGTCGCGACGAACGACGACGCCGAGGACGCGCTGGCGGTGCTGACCGCGCGTCAGCTTCGGCCCGACGTCCGCATCGTCACCGCCGCGACGGATCGCGAGAACACTCGCAAACTCGAGCGCGCCGGCGCGGACGACGTCATCAGCCTCGCCGAACTCGGCGGCCACCTGCTCGTGCGCTCGGCGCTCGGGAAAGACGAGTCGCCGGTCGTCTCGCGGCTGCTCGAGACGGAGTGA
- a CDS encoding TrkA C-terminal domain-containing protein: protein MIGVVAQTDPALEALLDAFVRILGFCILAAGTAAAAAFVFRWYSADELAEGVGILVGITTVAIWLNTKTALQDAIIGTSRLLETETAVYTVIAFVASAIAADAGRRLGDHLARDAFALAAPRTIDDVGELVRSAGRVIAVELPETIEDVDGYDPVDAGIKADLAGETLLFPRRLTAGQLRERLIARLERDYGIGHVDVELATDGEIEYLALGSRPAGIGPTLAPGTVAVAIRADPAADASPGDAVRIWTRNGDGDAFRCAAGGELRGTADDVATVAIDADEVRALEADAAHRLVTLPGTPDAERELVSALRAADETVTALTVAAGGSLEGATIDSLPTLVLAVDREDDAVALPSGETRLVAGDVAYVLGRPDALRRIPER, encoded by the coding sequence GTGATCGGCGTCGTCGCGCAGACGGATCCCGCTCTCGAGGCGCTGCTGGACGCGTTCGTCCGGATCCTCGGCTTCTGCATCCTCGCGGCCGGCACGGCGGCGGCCGCGGCGTTCGTCTTCCGGTGGTACAGCGCCGACGAACTGGCCGAGGGCGTCGGTATTCTGGTCGGTATCACGACGGTCGCGATCTGGCTGAACACGAAGACGGCCTTACAGGACGCGATCATCGGGACGTCGCGGCTGCTCGAGACCGAAACCGCGGTTTACACGGTGATCGCGTTCGTCGCGAGCGCGATCGCCGCCGACGCCGGCCGTCGACTCGGCGACCACCTCGCACGGGACGCGTTCGCGCTCGCCGCACCGCGGACGATCGACGACGTGGGCGAACTCGTCCGCTCGGCCGGTCGCGTGATCGCGGTCGAACTGCCGGAGACGATCGAGGACGTAGACGGCTACGACCCCGTCGACGCGGGGATAAAAGCGGATCTCGCGGGCGAGACGCTTCTCTTCCCGCGACGCCTGACCGCCGGGCAGTTGCGCGAACGGCTGATCGCCCGTCTCGAGCGCGACTACGGGATCGGTCACGTCGACGTCGAACTCGCGACCGACGGCGAGATCGAGTACCTCGCGCTGGGAAGTCGGCCGGCGGGAATCGGGCCGACCCTGGCTCCAGGGACCGTCGCCGTCGCGATCCGCGCCGACCCCGCGGCCGACGCCAGCCCGGGCGACGCGGTCCGGATCTGGACCCGAAACGGCGACGGTGACGCGTTCCGGTGCGCCGCCGGCGGCGAACTGCGGGGCACCGCCGACGACGTGGCGACGGTCGCGATCGACGCCGACGAAGTGCGGGCGCTCGAGGCCGACGCTGCGCACCGGCTCGTCACGCTCCCGGGAACGCCCGACGCGGAGCGGGAACTGGTCTCCGCGCTCCGCGCGGCGGACGAGACCGTCACCGCGTTGACCGTCGCCGCCGGCGGTTCGCTCGAGGGCGCGACGATCGACTCGCTGCCGACTCTGGTGCTCGCGGTCGACCGGGAGGACGACGCCGTCGCGCTGCCGTCCGGAGAGACCCGTCTCGTCGCCGGCGACGTCGCGTACGTGCTCGGCCGCCCGGACGCCCTTCGCCGGATCCCGGAGCGGTAG